The following coding sequences lie in one Allorhizobium pseudoryzae genomic window:
- a CDS encoding LysR substrate-binding domain-containing protein: protein MGLVRYAIATAQSVLSSFGKPMAHETSILSRLHLQALRHLEAIVRLKTFEAAARELNVTPGAVSQQIRRLEENLGVPLFRRHGNRSEPTEAAIQIAQSLGDAFRGIEVALEQVVGRELKAIKFRVFQTWANRWLIPRLDAFYQQHPGIAVEFETGIDTVDTDRPDLDMALTVRTVESAGHKLIPLFTPHLCPVCTPSVAVQLGPTLDLARVPLIASRNRMADWPRWLDRADRAANDQTPLLVFSNSTLVYEAAMAGNGLAIAQVELVLNDLLAGRLVRPFPEVIEANEPISIVLPTSRAHRGAPMAFRTWLLSEAALLRERTESYLAETS, encoded by the coding sequence ATGGGTTTAGTACGTTACGCTATCGCTACTGCGCAATCTGTGTTGAGTTCTTTCGGCAAACCTATGGCACATGAAACAAGCATCCTGTCTCGATTGCACCTCCAGGCACTGCGTCATCTTGAGGCGATTGTCCGCCTCAAGACATTTGAAGCGGCAGCACGGGAGCTGAACGTGACGCCGGGGGCAGTCAGTCAGCAGATCCGCCGCCTCGAAGAAAATCTGGGAGTTCCCCTTTTCCGGCGCCACGGAAATCGATCAGAGCCGACGGAAGCGGCGATACAAATCGCACAATCGCTCGGCGATGCATTTCGTGGAATTGAAGTCGCCTTGGAACAGGTCGTCGGCAGAGAGCTAAAGGCAATAAAGTTTAGAGTGTTCCAGACTTGGGCAAATCGTTGGCTGATACCGCGGCTGGACGCATTTTATCAGCAGCATCCTGGAATCGCTGTGGAGTTCGAGACCGGAATCGATACAGTGGACACTGATAGGCCTGACCTCGATATGGCGCTAACTGTGCGGACTGTCGAATCTGCAGGGCACAAGTTGATCCCACTTTTCACCCCTCATCTTTGTCCAGTCTGTACCCCGTCCGTGGCTGTTCAGCTGGGGCCGACACTCGATTTGGCGCGAGTTCCGCTGATTGCCTCCCGCAACCGTATGGCTGACTGGCCTCGATGGCTTGACAGAGCTGATCGGGCGGCGAATGACCAAACACCATTGCTTGTCTTTTCGAATTCGACACTCGTCTACGAGGCAGCCATGGCTGGCAACGGCTTGGCAATTGCCCAGGTCGAACTGGTGCTAAACGATTTGCTTGCGGGCCGGCTCGTTCGTCCCTTTCCGGAAGTTATCGAGGCGAACGAACCAATCTCAATAGTTCTACCGACGTCGCGTGCGCACCGCGGAGCCCCCATGGCGTTTCGGACTTGGTTATTGTCCGAGGCAGCTCTGCTGCGTGAGAGAACGGAGTCCTACCTAGCTGAAACGAGCTGA
- a CDS encoding IS630 family transposase (programmed frameshift): protein MGKPHPIELRERVVAFVNEGNSNREAARHFRVSPRFVNNMMILHRSSGSLRPARQGHPPGSKLSPHGEWIRERVALHGEVTLDELCLELAERGIDVHRATVGRFLHQLGLSIKKSLKASEQRRPEIAKARDLWINRRKRFFNKALSRLIFIDETSTNTRLTKRTGWCAKGSRFAAYAPFGHWKTQTFIAGLRCHGLTAPWIVEGPMNGRIFETWIETQLAPTLSPGDVVILDNVGFHKSEKAEQLVKAKGAWLLFLPPYSPDLNPIEMAFSKLKALLRKRAARSFDAIAQALGDIISLFSVTECRNFFRAAGYEAE from the exons ATGGGTAAGCCGCATCCGATAGAGTTGCGTGAGCGTGTCGTTGCGTTTGTGAACGAAGGCAATAGCAATCGGGAAGCCGCCCGGCATTTCCGGGTTTCGCCCCGGTTCGTCAACAACATGATGATCCTGCATCGTTCCTCTGGTTCTCTTCGCCCCGCCAGACAGGGCCATCCGCCTGGCAGTAAACTTTCGCCTCATGGGGAATGGATCAGAGAACGCGTTGCTCTGCATGGCGAAGTGACCCTGGACGAACTGTGTCTCGAACTGGCCGAGCGCGGCATCGACGTCCACCGCGCCACCGTCGGGCGGTTTCTACACCAGCTTGGGCTCAGC ATAAAAAAAAGCCTCAAGGCAAGCGAGCAGCGCAGACCGGAGATCGCCAAGGCGCGTGACCTTTGGATCAACCGCCGAAAGCGGTTCTTCAACAAGGCGTTGTCCCGTCTCATCTTTATCGATGAGACGTCCACGAATACCCGTCTGACAAAGCGCACCGGATGGTGTGCCAAAGGCAGCCGCTTTGCGGCTTACGCTCCCTTCGGCCACTGGAAGACGCAGACATTCATCGCCGGACTGCGCTGCCATGGCCTGACCGCGCCGTGGATCGTCGAGGGGCCCATGAACGGCCGCATCTTCGAAACATGGATCGAAACACAGCTTGCGCCGACACTGTCGCCCGGCGATGTTGTCATCCTCGACAATGTCGGCTTCCACAAAAGCGAGAAAGCCGAGCAGCTGGTCAAGGCGAAGGGCGCCTGGCTGCTCTTCCTGCCGCCCTATTCACCGGACCTGAACCCCATCGAAATGGCGTTCTCAAAGCTCAAGGCGCTCTTACGAAAGCGAGCCGCCAGAAGCTTCGATGCGATTGCCCAAGCCCTCGGCGACATCATCAGCCTCTTCTCCGTCACTGAATGCAGAAACTTTTTCCGCGCAGCAGGATATGAGGCAGAATAA
- a CDS encoding LysR substrate-binding domain-containing protein has protein sequence MLRSFEAAARYGNFKGAADELRLSPSAISHSVRQLEAALGVQLFERAGRGVRPTLEGLALLSRLSVAFDEIRRGIEDVGQRGSALLRIHSAPSFAALWLAPRLKQFTTRHEGIELRLSADTQYARFATDDFDLDIVYGPVRAEGVTSLLLGEEEVAPLCAPAIANQIGCIDDIALFPLIQSDQKQVRWDDWLKVNGINKSLNRALRFDRSFMALSAARNELGIALESMRLAQEDLSSGRLVAPLSQAGGRLYDSGHKLVIPRNRPIRKPVRLFVKWLLESLNLPPHLDAAISLAATEMSESGKAKTPQSG, from the coding sequence ATGCTGCGCAGTTTCGAAGCTGCAGCGCGATACGGCAACTTCAAAGGGGCCGCCGACGAACTGCGCCTGTCGCCCAGCGCCATCAGCCATTCCGTGCGTCAGCTTGAAGCGGCACTGGGCGTCCAGCTTTTCGAACGCGCCGGCAGAGGTGTGCGTCCGACCCTCGAAGGGCTTGCGCTTCTGTCACGGCTTTCCGTTGCCTTCGATGAAATCAGACGGGGCATCGAGGATGTCGGTCAGCGTGGGTCGGCGCTGCTGCGCATCCATTCCGCACCCAGCTTCGCAGCGCTTTGGCTTGCGCCGCGCCTGAAGCAATTCACCACGCGCCACGAGGGGATCGAGCTTCGCCTGTCGGCAGACACGCAATATGCCCGCTTCGCCACCGACGATTTCGATCTGGATATAGTTTACGGTCCTGTGCGGGCCGAAGGTGTGACCTCCCTCCTGCTGGGAGAAGAAGAAGTCGCACCCCTGTGCGCTCCCGCGATAGCGAACCAAATCGGATGCATCGATGATATTGCGCTTTTTCCGTTGATCCAGAGTGACCAGAAACAGGTGCGGTGGGACGATTGGCTCAAGGTCAACGGCATCAACAAGTCTTTGAACCGGGCATTGCGCTTCGATCGCAGCTTCATGGCCCTTTCCGCAGCCCGCAACGAACTCGGCATCGCCCTTGAATCAATGAGACTGGCCCAAGAGGACCTGTCAAGCGGCCGCTTGGTTGCACCGCTGTCGCAGGCAGGGGGACGACTTTACGACAGCGGCCACAAGCTGGTCATTCCACGCAACCGCCCGATCCGCAAGCCGGTGCGCCTCTTTGTCAAATGGTTGCTGGAGAGCCTGAACTTGCCTCCACATCTGGATGCCGCCATATCACTTGCGGCAACGGAAATGTCCGAATCTGGTAAAGCGAAAACGCCGCAGTCTGGTTAG
- the tkt gene encoding transketolase yields the protein MVDIQRMAHAIRFLALDSILNAGEGHQGVPLGMAEIAATLYARHLKIDPSEPLWPDRDRVVLSNGHGSMLLYALLHLAGYDHVSVDALKSFRKLGSLCAGHPEIEQHAGIEITTGLLGQGIACAVGMAVAEARLAARFGAPLVEHRTWAFVGDGCLQEGIGQEAVSLAGHLQLGKLTFLWDDNHITDDGDTDLSTSEDIPARFRAAGWHVHAVDGHDIEAISMALDAAKADPRPSLIACRTTIARGIPRLQGQRGGHSAPLKVEDSEQARALLDWPHAPFDIPAEILRDWRSALAKGSAAHEAWRLRLEVYPDKAEFQRWISGGLPMDWSSQIAALHAAAGRQIEPRATILSSGDLCDGLVSVLPETLVLCADLEAPTNHKRSRGAFDVRDRSGSYVHCGVREHLMGAMADGIAAHGGLRPVNVTYLAFADYERPAMRMAALMGLPALFVFSHDSIGVGSNGPTHQPVEVLASFRAMPNMLVFRPADAIETAEAWQVAIEHRSGPSLLALSRQAAVPVRMETDENRTKRGAYVLREPAGGRDVTLIATGTEVSLAVAAQAELAHLGIAAAVVSMPSWELFEMQGMDYRSAVLGEAPRIGIEAALSFGWERWLRPEDRFIGMSGFGASARAEVLYEHFGITSRRIVDMAKQMVAGVAA from the coding sequence ATGGTCGACATACAGCGCATGGCGCATGCAATCCGGTTTCTCGCCCTCGATTCCATCCTGAATGCCGGCGAAGGGCATCAGGGCGTACCACTTGGCATGGCCGAAATCGCGGCAACCCTTTACGCCAGGCATCTGAAGATTGACCCGTCCGAACCGCTCTGGCCGGACCGCGATCGCGTCGTGTTGTCGAACGGCCATGGCTCGATGTTGCTTTATGCGCTGCTCCATCTGGCCGGCTACGACCATGTCTCGGTTGATGCGCTCAAGAGTTTCCGCAAGCTTGGATCTCTGTGCGCCGGTCATCCCGAGATCGAACAGCACGCCGGCATAGAGATCACAACCGGGCTGCTTGGCCAGGGCATTGCCTGCGCGGTCGGCATGGCGGTAGCCGAGGCGCGGCTGGCGGCGCGTTTCGGCGCGCCTTTGGTCGAACATCGAACCTGGGCCTTTGTCGGTGATGGCTGCCTTCAGGAGGGGATCGGACAGGAGGCTGTTTCTCTGGCCGGCCATCTACAGCTCGGCAAGCTCACGTTCCTGTGGGACGATAATCATATCACCGACGATGGTGACACGGACCTGTCGACCAGCGAGGACATTCCGGCACGATTTCGCGCTGCCGGATGGCACGTCCATGCGGTTGATGGTCACGATATAGAGGCCATTTCGATGGCGCTTGATGCGGCAAAGGCTGATCCGCGACCGTCGCTCATTGCCTGCCGGACGACGATCGCGCGCGGCATTCCCCGCCTTCAGGGCCAGCGCGGCGGCCATAGCGCGCCTTTGAAGGTGGAGGATTCTGAGCAGGCGCGTGCTCTTCTCGACTGGCCTCACGCGCCTTTCGACATACCGGCGGAGATCCTTCGCGATTGGCGCAGCGCGCTTGCCAAGGGCAGCGCCGCGCACGAGGCCTGGCGCTTGAGGCTGGAAGTCTATCCGGACAAGGCCGAATTCCAGCGTTGGATATCGGGCGGCCTTCCCATGGACTGGTCCTCGCAGATCGCGGCACTGCATGCGGCGGCCGGGCGCCAGATCGAGCCAAGGGCAACGATACTGTCGTCCGGCGATCTCTGCGACGGGCTGGTGTCCGTGCTGCCGGAGACCTTGGTTCTTTGCGCCGATCTCGAAGCGCCGACCAACCACAAGCGCAGCCGTGGCGCCTTCGATGTGCGCGACCGCAGCGGCAGCTATGTCCACTGCGGCGTCCGGGAACATTTGATGGGGGCAATGGCGGATGGCATTGCCGCCCATGGTGGTCTGCGCCCCGTCAATGTCACCTATCTTGCCTTCGCCGATTATGAACGGCCCGCCATGCGCATGGCCGCGCTGATGGGTCTGCCGGCACTGTTCGTTTTCAGCCACGATTCCATTGGCGTCGGCAGCAACGGGCCGACCCACCAGCCCGTCGAGGTTCTGGCGAGTTTCCGCGCCATGCCGAACATGCTAGTCTTCCGACCCGCCGATGCGATCGAGACCGCCGAGGCCTGGCAGGTTGCCATCGAACATCGCAGCGGTCCGAGCCTTCTGGCCCTGTCGCGCCAGGCGGCTGTGCCTGTGCGGATGGAGACGGACGAAAACCGCACCAAACGCGGCGCCTATGTGTTGCGCGAGCCCGCAGGCGGCCGCGATGTGACGTTGATTGCGACCGGAACCGAGGTGAGCCTTGCCGTCGCCGCGCAAGCAGAGCTTGCTCACCTGGGGATCGCTGCCGCCGTGGTGTCCATGCCCTCGTGGGAATTGTTCGAAATGCAGGGTATGGATTATAGATCCGCCGTGCTTGGTGAGGCGCCGCGCATCGGCATCGAGGCGGCGCTGTCCTTCGGCTGGGAGCGCTGGCTGCGGCCCGAGG